The Benincasa hispida cultivar B227 chromosome 9, ASM972705v1, whole genome shotgun sequence genome has a segment encoding these proteins:
- the LOC120086618 gene encoding probable membrane-associated kinase regulator 1, with protein sequence MESRREKSSSGEIFSFPSTPVQDQDSDFEFGSITPDSPSTFNNSPADHLFVNGRLLPHSFPPQPIGVYTVDVSRQTSRTSSVGSKDSFMSSRSNSTNSRSSSSCGSSTSARTSSSDNNNNNVDIRSSRFSSYQKKSQKSSVSAQVYGSSQRWQFIASVSVPVTLSRENSRRKKSVEKIGGKSDLRRKKRRTEKTSTARKKKKKKKKKNMWFGRKVFRWIILVCKECHAIEPSRKDEVVRKDEIVRKTKSTTTKPKS encoded by the coding sequence ATGGAGTCTCGCCGGGAAAAGAGCTCCTCCGGCGAGATCTTCTCATTCCCCAGCACTCCGGTTCAGGATCAAGATTCCGATTTCGAATTCGGATCGATTACTCCTGATTCTCCTTCCACTTTCAACAATTCTCCCGCTGATCATTTGTTCGTTAATGGCCGTCTCTTGCCTCACTCTTTCCCGCCGCAGCCGATCGGTGTTTACACCGTTGATGTTTCTCGTCAGACGAGCAGGACGAGCAGCGTCGGGAGTAAGGACTCGTTCATGTCGTCGCGGAGTAATAGCACTAATAGTAGGAGCAGTAGTAGTTGTGGTAGCAGTACTAGCGCGAGGACGAGTTCGAgcgataataataataataatgtcgaCATCAGATCCTCGAGATTCTCTTCGTATCAGAAGAAATCGCAGAAATCTTCAGTTTCCGCTCAAGTGTACGGATCGTCTCAGAGATGGCAGTTCATCGCATCGGTATCGGTGCCGGTGACGCTGAGCCGCGAGAATTCGAGAAGGAAGAAATCCGTGGAGAAAATTGGGGGAAAATCGGATTTGAGGAGGAAGAAGAGGCGAACGGAGAAAACGTCGACGgcgaggaagaagaaaaagaagaagaagaagaagaatatgtGGTTCGGAAGGAAGGTTTTCCGGTGGATTATACTGGTTTGTAAGGAATGTCATGCGATCGAACCGTCGAGGAAGGATGAGGTTGTGAGGAAGGATGAGATTGTGAGGAAGACGAAATCGACGACGACGAAGCCGAAGAGTTAG